GCCCGGATTGCGGAGGAAGTGCCGGTAGGCGCGTTCCTCCGTGATGTCCAGACCGAGTATGGACAGGCTTCCGCCATTCACCGCTGCCGCCCCCCGCGTGCCGCACGACTACCGACGGCGCACTGCGGCATGGGTCAAATGCCGCGCAGCCGTCGAACCGATGAGGGAGAGGGTAATCGATAGGTAAAGCAGCAGGTAGTCCCGGTCGTCCGGGTGACGGGCGCGGGACGGGGGACGGTGACGATCAATGGAGGAGACTGCTGTGACGATGATGGCCGACGAACAGATGAGGGCCGGCGGACGGGCGGGGACCGCAGTCGGCGCCCGGCGGGCGATGGACTTCGCCACGCTCACCGAACGTGAGCTGGAAGTGCTCGTGCTGCTGGCGAGCGGGGAACAGAACCGCTGGCTGGCCCGGAGACTGGGCATCACGGAACGGACCGTCCGGGCGCACACGTCGAGCATCGTGCGCAAGCTGAACCTGAAGTCCCGGTTCGAGGCGGCGATCGTGTCGTATCTGCACGCCGAGGACATCAGGGGGCTGCGTCCGTGACCTGACGCCGGATCGCGTTCTGCGTCCTGCGCCCTGACACGTCGAAGTCCCCTGCCGGAAGTCTCGCTTCCGGCAGGGGACTTCCGGCTGTTCCGGCACACCCGCCTACGGCAGGGCGGCACTGACCGCGTCCACCAGCATCATCCACATCGGCTGACCGCCCGTCCCGAACGCCGCCGCCAGCGCGTAGCCGATGGCCGCGTCGAGGGGCTCGGGGGTTCCGGCCTCCTCCTGCCACTCGGCTATCACCCGGCGGTCGCCGTCCGAGGAGAAGTCCCCGAGGTGCTTGCCGTCGCGGGTCAGCTTGCTGAACGGGATCGAGTTCGGGACGAGCCGGTAGTGGATGCCCCCGTGGTGGACGTCGACCCGGTAGGTCTGCCGCCGGAGCTTGCCCTTGCCCGGCTTGATCGTCGCGTCCTCGCCGGCCACCGTGATCGTCAGGTACCGGGGGTCGCGGGTGCCGATGACGATGTGGTCGTCGACCTCCGCCTCGGGGGCGCGGACGATGGTGACGGTCGGGATCCGCCCGCCGCTGACGACGAGCTTCTCCCGGTTGTCGCCGAGGAGTTCGACGGAGATCTCCCCGTAGTGGTCGTCCTCGGTGGAGGCGGGCAGCGGGAGGGAGGTGGTGTCGGTCATCTGGATCCTTGAACCCTTCGGTCGTGCTGGGGGGTGTTCGCGGAGCATCACTGCCGTACGGAGTCACGGGTGCGCAGCGCACCTGCGTACGGGAATTGTCCCAGGAGCGTGCCGTGCTCCGGTGCCGGTCAGTGGGCCCCGGCGGTCGCGACCGCCGGGCCGGCGGTCAACTGCGTCGCGGTGAGGTCCTGGTAGAGGGTGCTGCGCTCCAGCAGCTCCTCGTGCCGCCCGTGGTCGCTGACCCGGCCGTTCTCGAACAGCACCAGCCGGTCCGCCGTGGTGACCGTCGAGAGCCGGTGCGCGATGAGGAGCACCGTGCAGTCCCGCGCGGCCTCCTCCACCGTCCGGCGCAGGGCGGTTTCGCTGAGCCCGTCGAGATGCGCGGTGACCTCGTCGAGGAGCAGGACCTGCGGGCGGCGCAGCAACGCCCGTGCGATGGCGAGGCGTTGACGTTCGCCGCCGGAGAGGGCCAGGCCCCGGGCGCCGACAGCCGTGTCGAGGCCGTCCGGGAGGGAGGCGACGAAGCCGTCGAGCAGGGTGCGGCGCAGCACGTCGGCGACGGCCTCGTCGCCGGCGTCCGGCGCGGAGTAGAGAAGGTTCTCCCTCAGCGTGCCCGCCAGCATGGGGGAGTCCTGCTCGACATAGGCGATCCGGCGGCGCAGTTCGGCCCGGCCCAGGGAGCGGATGTCGGTGTCGTCCAGCAGGATGCGGCCGCCCTCGGTGTCGTAGAACCGCTGGATCAGCGAGAACACCGTGGTCTTGCCGGAGCCTGACGGGCCGACGATCGCGGTGACCTTGCCCGCCGGTGCGACGAAGCTCGTGCCGTCCAGGACGGCCGTGCGCCCCTCGTAGCCGAAGGTCAGCCCGTCGACCGTGACGCGGGGCGGCGGGCCGGAGGGCGCCCGCGGCGTACCGTCCACGTCGTCCTCCGCCGCCATGGACCGCACCTCCTCGATCCGGGCCAGCGCGCCGAGCCCCTGTTGCAGGGCGGTGGTGCCGCCGACCAGGGACAGGACCGGACCGCCCAGGTTGAACAGGTAGAGCAGGAAGCCGATCAGCGCGGCCAGTTCGAGGGTGCCCATGGCCACCAGCGCACCGCCGAAGCCGATGACGGCGAGGAACGAGGCCTGGACGATCAGCCCGGCCAGCACCGCGATCAGCGCGTGGTAGCGGGCGCCCTTGAGCCCCGCCCGGTAGGCGCGTTCGGCGGCCTCGGTGGCCCGCTCCGTCTCCTTCGCCTCACCGCCGTTGGCCTTGACGGTGCGGGCCGCGCCGAGCGAGCGGTCGAGCGCCGCGCCGATCTCGCCGACGGAGGTCTGCGCCTCCGTGGTGACCCGCTTGATCCGGGGCATGACGACGCCCATCGCGATGCCGACGACCACCAGCACGGCGGAGGTGATGCCGAGCAGCGGCAGGCTGACGATGCCCATCAGCACGATCGTGGCCAGCAGATGGATCGACCCGTCGACGAGCTGGATGAGACCGCCCGTCGCCGCGTGCTGCACCAGCGTGCTGTCGGAGGTGACGCGCGTGGTCAGCCCGCCCGGCTCGGTGCGGTCCAGCTCGGCCGTACGCAGCCGGATGAGCCGCGCGATCAGACCGCGGCGGACCTGGAGCACGACGCGTTCGGCGGTCCGCTCGCTGAGCCAGGACTGCAGCCAGGTGAGCCCGATGGAGGCGAGCAACAGGCCGGTCAGCAGCAGGATGTCCTCCCGCAGCCCGTCACCCGTCATGAGCTTGGCCAGCACCGACTGGATGACCAGCGGCTGGGCCAGACCGGCGGCGCTGCCCGCCAGCGTCAGAGCCAGCACCGTGAGGAGGATGCCGCGGTGCGGACGCGCGTACGAGAGCAGCGCCCGCAGTGCGGGCCGCTCCGCCGGAGACTGTTCTGCGTCAGGTGTGTTCACACCCGTAGTTCTATCCTCTTCCACCCGCGCGGGGAACTGTCGTTTGCGGCAATGCCGCAAGAGCCAATGGTGCGGAGCCGGCGGCGTGGGTCAACATTCTTTCTGTCCGCAACGGACGCCGGTAAACCAGGCATCGGCGAGATGCGCGAAGTGGCCGGTCGTCAATTCCCTTTCATGGAACGAAGGAAAGACTCATGCAGAACGTCACCGAGAAGGACCTGTTCGACGGCTACACCGCCTACACCTCCGCCGAGGAGCTCGGCCTGCACGACGGCCAGGAGGCCGCGCCGGCGTTCAGCCCCACCATCCCGTGGGCCATCCGCGCCACGATCATCACCGCGCGTTCCTCGCAGCAGTGCGCCGCCGCTCTCGGCTCGCTCGCCGCGAAGACCGTCGAGAACAAGTGCTGACCAGCGACTCTTCGCTGTGAGCCGCGGGGGTCGGCCGGAGATGCGGTGCGCATGCTCCGGTCGGCCCCCGGCCCCAACGCGCACAGGAGGCGTCGTGGAGGAACAGCAACGGGACTTCGAGCGCATCCTCGTCGTGGGGACGGGAGCCCTCGGCGTCGCCTTCCTGCCGTTCTGGATCAACTGGCTCGGGAATTCCTTTCCCGACCTGGAGAAGCGGGTCGCGCTGACCCGTTCCGCATGCCGGTTCGTGTCACCGGACGCGGTGGCCGTGCTCTCCGGAAAAGAAGTCTTCATCGACGACTGGAATGCGTTCTCCGGTGTCGATGTACCCCATGTGGACATCGCGGAATGGGCGGATCTGATTCTCGTCCATCCCGCCACCTTGAATTTCGTCGGCCGATACGCCCTCGGGGTCGCCGACACCCCGCTGATGGTCGCCCTGCAGACCACCCGCGCCCTGGTCGGCGTCGCCCCCTCGCTGCCGCCCGGAGCGCTCGGGAGCCCGGTCGTCCAGGGGCACCTGGCGGCGCTGCGCGAGCGGCCCGGAGTGGTCCTCGCCCCGACGATCCCCGCGCGGAGCGCGCGTACGGGCGAGGTGGAGGACGGGGGCTCGGCACCGCTGAACGAGTTGTACGACCTGTGCGTCGCCCACCGCAGGAACGGCGGAGGCGCCGACGCGGACGCGGCCGAGGGCTCGTCGTGAACGGGGCAACTCGGACCATGGATCTGGGGGTTCCGGTCGCCGAGTACGGGACCGGTCTTCAGGTCACCCGGGTTCACCGAGCGCCCGGCGGCGGCGCCGGTGACTTCCTGTGGTGGCACGGTCCGGGGCCCCGGCGCGTCGGCCCGCTCCGCGTGCCCGCCCGGCGGGCCGCCCTCGTACCGGATCTGGGATCCGCCGAGGGGGCCGCGCTGCTGGCCACCGGCACGCCCTACGGAGACGGGCTGCTCCACCGGGCCGCCGGGGCCGCCTCGGCCGCCGCCTGGCTGCGGGACCCCCGCCCGCAGGCCGGGCGGCTCGTCGCCCACTCCCTCGCCGCCGCCGCGCGTGCGCTCCGGGCCCTGCACGGGGTCTCCCTGCACCCGGGCCCGCGGCCGTCCCCGCCACCGGGGATGCGGCGGCTGCGGGAGTGGGCGGCCGGGACCGGGCCGCTCGCCCCGGCGGCCGCACGGCTGCGCCGGCGTGCGCGGGAGGTGTGGGGCGGCGACCGCACCGAGCGGCTGCTGGGCTGGGCGGACGACGCCGTACACCCCTCGGGCCCCGGAGCCTCGGTCGTGCCGCTGCACGGCTGGGCGTCGACCGGTTCGCTCGTACCGCCCCGGAGCCGGGGCCGGGTCGCGCTGCTCACCGGTGAGGACCTGGGCGCGGGCCGGCGGGAGCTGGACCTGGGCTGGATGCTGGGCGACCTCGTCGAGCTGGCCTGGTCCTCGCCGCTCCACCGGGCGGCGGGGGAGAGCGCGGGGCTGCTGTCCGTCACGGACCTCCAGCGGGTGTTCCTCGGCGCGTACGGCGCCGCCGGGAGCGAGGGCGGCGGCCGCGGGCACGCGGGGCCGTTCTACGACCCGGTGGCCGTCGGACGCTGCGCCGTGCTCCGCGTCGTCACGCACATGCAGGACTTCGCCACCTACTGCGAGTGGAGCGACGAATTGCTCGACTACCTCGCCTTCACTGCCGAGTTGATCGATGAGGAGGGCCGCCGGGCGGTCCCCCGAGGAGTGTCATGACGACCACGACGAGTACGACGGCCGCCCCGACGGAGGCGGTGACCACGGCGAGCGCGGCGGACACGCCCGCGCTGATCAGGTTCCGGCCGACCGGACTCGACACCGCGCCGGAGGTGAACGCGCTGCTGGAGCGGCTGGGTCTCGGGCCCTTCGCGCCGGAGGGGCTGACCGCCTTCGGCGGCCGCAACGACAACTGGGCCGGTACGACCACCCGCGGCCGGCAGGTCTTCGTCAAGACCGTCGCCCGGGCCCCCGACGGCAGCCGGCCCGAGATCGACCGCGCCCTCGCCTTCGAGGCGTCGGCCGCCCGGCTGCCGGCCGGTTCGCCGCTCCGCACCCCCGAACACCTGGGGACCGACCGGGACTCGGCCGTCAGCGCCTTCCGCCTGCTGCCCGGGTCCCGTTCGGGCTCGGAGGTCGCGTTGGACGGCGACTTCGACGAGGCGCTGTGCCGGGAAGCCGGGCGGGCCGTTGCCACGCTGCACACGCTGGGGACGGCGGACGGCGACGCCGCGGACCCGGCTTCGGCCCCCGCCATCGACACCGCCGAAGCCCCGCTGCCGCCGATGCGCTGGCTCCGGGCGTTCCCGTGGAGCGAGGTCCAGGACCGCAGCATGGCGCAGATCGCGGCCTGGAAGCTCGTCCAGGACGACGCGGAGGTCGTCGCCGCGCTCCACCGGCTGCGGGAGCGGGAGCGTACGGCGCCACGCGCCCCCGCCCACTGCGATCTGCGCTTCGACCAGTTCCTCGTCCACGACGGGCAGCTCTACCTGTGCGACTGGGAGGAGTTCCGGCTCGCCGACCCGGCCCGCGACGTCGGCGCTTTCGTCGGTGAATGGCTCTTCCAGGCCACGTACTCCGTCTTCGCGCCGACGGGCGAGCCCGCCTCGGCCCAGGATGCCGTCGCGCTCGGTTTCGACCTGTCGCACGAGGAGATCGTGGAGCGGGGCGCGGCCGGACTGCGCCGCCACCTCCCCCGTATCGCGGCCTTCTGGGAGGGCTACACCGAGTGCCGCACCCCGGACCCCGAACTCGCCGAACGAGCCGTGGGGTTCGCGGGATGGCATCTGTACGACCGGCTCATCGCCACGGCGCAGGCGCACGCCGTCCTCAACCCGGTGGCGCGCGCCGCCGCCGGGATCGGGCGGACGCTGCTGCTGAACCCGGCGGGTGCGGTGGCCACCCTGCGCCTGGCCGACCCCGTTGTGCCGCGTCCCGCCGTGCCGCATCCTGCCGCCGCCCCTTCAGGGAGCCCCCGATGACCCTCACCCCTGCCCCGGTCCGGCCCGCCGGGCTCGCCCCGCGGCTCGCCGCCGCGCTCGACCTCGTGGACGTACGCGCCGACGGTCTCGAAGCGCGGTTCGCCGGGCGGACGTTGACCGCGGACAGCCCCCGCGATCTGCGCGGCCGCCTCACCAACGCGCTGTACGAGGAGTTCCACGCCGGGAACGGGGCGCACCGCCGGGACGCGGACGCCGCTCCCCGCCGCACGTTGCGCGACTCCGCGCTGGAACGCCGTCTCGCCGCGGCCGTGCCGCACCCCACGACCCCGGTCACCGGGCGGCTGCTGGAGGTCGGGGAGGGCGGTGAACTGGTCGTACGGCTGCCGGAGATCACCGCCCGGCTCGCCGCCGACCGGCTCATAGGCCCCGCCGCGCCCGCGCCGGGCGACCTGGTCCAGGTCGCCCTGGAGGCGGCGCGGCCCGCCCTCTCGCCCGGCTTCTTCTACGTGATGGGTTCGCGGCCCCTGCCGGTTCCGGCGGGCCCGGTCCGCCGCCTCTTCCTGCACGCCCGCGACGCGGACGCGGCCGTCGGACTGTGGGCCGCCGCGCTGGCCGCCCTGGAGGGCGCCGGGGCGCTGTACCACGCCAAGGTCCTGTCCGACGAGGACGACTACCCGCGCCGCGACAGCGTCGTCGTCTATCTGCACGGTGACCACGCGCCGGCCGAACGGGCGGTGGCCGACGCCGTCCGGGACCTGCCGGGGCTCGGCGGCGACACCTCGCTGTTCACCGCCCGGCTCGCCCCCGGCGTCGCCGCCGCCTGGGACCCGCGCGACCCGCGCCCCGGCCGCGACGGCATGAGCTTCGGGCAGCACCGCAGCTTCGCGCTGGCCACCGCGCTGGTCGACCACGCCCAGGGGGCCGGCCCCGGCGACGGCCTCGCCGATCACGTCGTACGGGCCTTCCGCGCGGCGGGGATCGACCCGGAGCACCCCGAGAACAACCTTGCCGGAACCCCCTCGACCGCGACCGCTGGAGTGTGAGCCCGATGACCACGACCGAGACGACACAGCACCCCGAGACGCTGGCGACCACGGAGACAGTGGCGTCTGCCGAGCCCGCGGGGACCGGCGAACAGGCTTCTGCCGCAGGGGGGTTCGGCGCGGCGATCACCGTCGCCTACAGCGACGCGCTGGCCGGTGTCTACGACGACATCTACCCGAGCACCCCGGACCTCGACGACATCGCCACGTACCTGCTCACCCTCGCCGCACCCGGCGCGAGCGTCCTCGAACTCGGGGTCGGCACCGGCCGGGTGGCGCTTCCGCTCGCCGAACGCGGTTTCGACGTCACCGGTGTCGAGTCCTCCGAAGGGATGCTGGCCCGCCTCGCGGAGAAGGACCCCGAGGGCCGGATCACGCCGGTGCGCGGCGACTTCGCCGGGCTCGACCTCGGCCGCTCCTTCGACGTCGTCCTCGCCCCGTTCAACGTGCTGTGCTGCGCGATGGCGGTCGACGAGCAGATCGCGCTGATGCACGCCATGGCCCGGCACGTGACGGCGGAGGGGCACGTGGTCATCGAGACGTTCGACCCGAGCGACTACCACGTACAGAAGAAGAACGAGGTCAACACCTATCCGATCGGGGCGCGCGGGGCGCTCATCGAGTCGGTGGGTGTGCTGCCCGCCTCGCAGAACATGATGCTGCAGAGCACGCTGTTCCTGGACGGCGACGCCCCGAAGTCCGCGACGACCGTGATGCGGTACGTGTGGCCGGGCGAGCTGGACCTGCTCGGCGCGATCGCCGGGCTGGAGCTCGTCGGCCGGTACGCGGGCTGGCGCGAGCAGCCCTTCGACGGGGGCGACAGCCGCAAGATGTGCGTGTCCGTGTTCCGCCCGCTGAACCAGGCCGGTTGAGATGAGCCCGAGCGTGTCCGTGCTCCCCGGCGGGCTGCGGGTGTGCGTCGACGCGGTCCCGCAGTACGGGCGGGGCCTCGCCGCCGTCGCGCTCACCGTGGCGGCGGGTGGCGACGACGACCCGGCCGGGCGCCACGGTACGGCGCATCTCGTCGAACACCTGATGTTCCCGCGCTCCGGCAGGGAGGGCTCCGCCGACCCCACCGGGGAGGGGTACGCGGCGCTGGTCGCGGGCGCGGGCGGGGTCTGCAACGCCGAGACCCACCGCGACCACACGGTCTTCCACACCACTGTCCCCGCCGATTCGCTGCCCGACGCCCTGGCCTGGGAGGCCCGCCGCCTGCTCGACTTCGCGCCCACGGATGACGTGATCCGCACCGAGACCGACGTCATCGGCGAGGAGATCCGCGGAGCGGGGGACGCCGGCCGGTACTGGGAGTCGGCGCTGGGTGCGCTGTACCCGGGCAGCAGGGACAGCTTCGGTACGCGGGCGGAGCTGGCGGGCATCACGGCCCGCGAGGTGGAGGCGTTCTTCCGGTCGCACTACACGGCACCGCGGATGGTCCTCTCGGTCGTGGGGGACGTGGACCCGGCGCGGGTCATGGCGGTCGTGCGTGAGGTGTTCGCGGGGGTGGGGGAGGTCCGCGCCGCAGGGGAGGCCCGTGTTGCGGGGGAGGCCCGCGTTGTGGGGGAGGTCCGCGCCGCAGGTGAGGCCGGCGTTGCGGGGGAGGCGCGCGTCGCAAGGGAGGACCACGCCGCGAAGGAGATCCGCGCCGCAGGTGAGGCCGGCGTTGCGGAGGAGATCCCCGCCGCAAGGGAGGACCACGCCGCCGCGAAGGAGGTCCGCGCCGCGAGGGAGATCCGCACCGCGCCCCTGCCCGCGGGACGGCTCGGTGTCGCGGTCGGGCATCCGCTGCCCGACCCCGTCGCCGACCGCCCCGCGTACCTCGCCCAGGCCGTGCTCGCCCAGGTGCTCGGCCGGTCCCGGCTGCCCGCGCTGGCCCGGTCCGCGCGCGACGGGCGCCACCTCACCTCCGCCACCGTCACCTGCGGCTACCACGGCCAGTGGCTCGCCTCCGCCGCGCCCGACCTGACCCTCGCGGTGCTCGGCCGGGCCCCCGGCACCGAGGTCGGTGCGGCCGTCGACATCTGGCGGTCGGTCCTACGGGCCGTGGCCGACGGCCCGCTCCCCGAGGCCGAGCACCGGCGTGCGGTGAACTCCCTGCTCGTCGCCTGGCACCGGCAGGCCGACTCGCTCCCCACCCGGGCCGTCGCCCTCGGCCGCGACGCCCTGCTCCTGCCGGGCTCGGCGGGCCCCGACGCGCTCCCCGCCGAGCTGCGCCGCACCACACCCGCCGAGGTGGCGGCGGCGGCCCGCGCGCTGCTCGAAGGACCGGTCACCGTGACCGAACTCGCCCCGCGGGCAGGCACCGAACCCGCCCCGCAGAAAGGCACCGTCGGATGACCCTGGCCCCTGCCGTCGCACGACCGGCCGGAGTTCCCCCCACCACGCCGGGCCGGACCTCCTCCGCTCCGCCCTCCGCCGGGCCGCGCACCACCCTGTCCGCCGCTCTCCCCACCGGGCTGCGCGTTCTCGCGGCGCACGCTCCCGCCGCCCCGCTCGCGGAACTGCGCCTCGTCATCCCTTACGCGCGCACCGAACCGGGGCTCACCGCCGCCCAGGAGCTGCTCGCCGCCTGTCTCGGAACGGGCAGCCGGGAGCGCACCCGGCAGGACGTCGCC
This sequence is a window from Streptomyces parvus. Protein-coding genes within it:
- a CDS encoding insulinase family protein → MSVLPGGLRVCVDAVPQYGRGLAAVALTVAAGGDDDPAGRHGTAHLVEHLMFPRSGREGSADPTGEGYAALVAGAGGVCNAETHRDHTVFHTTVPADSLPDALAWEARRLLDFAPTDDVIRTETDVIGEEIRGAGDAGRYWESALGALYPGSRDSFGTRAELAGITAREVEAFFRSHYTAPRMVLSVVGDVDPARVMAVVREVFAGVGEVRAAGEARVAGEARVVGEVRAAGEAGVAGEARVAREDHAAKEIRAAGEAGVAEEIPAAREDHAAAKEVRAAREIRTAPLPAGRLGVAVGHPLPDPVADRPAYLAQAVLAQVLGRSRLPALARSARDGRHLTSATVTCGYHGQWLASAAPDLTLAVLGRAPGTEVGAAVDIWRSVLRAVADGPLPEAEHRRAVNSLLVAWHRQADSLPTRAVALGRDALLLPGSAGPDALPAELRRTTPAEVAAAARALLEGPVTVTELAPRAGTEPAPQKGTVG
- a CDS encoding T3SS effector HopA1 family protein encodes the protein MTLTPAPVRPAGLAPRLAAALDLVDVRADGLEARFAGRTLTADSPRDLRGRLTNALYEEFHAGNGAHRRDADAAPRRTLRDSALERRLAAAVPHPTTPVTGRLLEVGEGGELVVRLPEITARLAADRLIGPAAPAPGDLVQVALEAARPALSPGFFYVMGSRPLPVPAGPVRRLFLHARDADAAVGLWAAALAALEGAGALYHAKVLSDEDDYPRRDSVVVYLHGDHAPAERAVADAVRDLPGLGGDTSLFTARLAPGVAAAWDPRDPRPGRDGMSFGQHRSFALATALVDHAQGAGPGDGLADHVVRAFRAAGIDPEHPENNLAGTPSTATAGV
- a CDS encoding bifunctional 2-polyprenyl-6-hydroxyphenol methylase/3-demethylubiquinol 3-O-methyltransferase UbiG, with the translated sequence MTTTETTQHPETLATTETVASAEPAGTGEQASAAGGFGAAITVAYSDALAGVYDDIYPSTPDLDDIATYLLTLAAPGASVLELGVGTGRVALPLAERGFDVTGVESSEGMLARLAEKDPEGRITPVRGDFAGLDLGRSFDVVLAPFNVLCCAMAVDEQIALMHAMARHVTAEGHVVIETFDPSDYHVQKKNEVNTYPIGARGALIESVGVLPASQNMMLQSTLFLDGDAPKSATTVMRYVWPGELDLLGAIAGLELVGRYAGWREQPFDGGDSRKMCVSVFRPLNQAG
- the lxmD gene encoding flavoprotein — encoded protein: MEEQQRDFERILVVGTGALGVAFLPFWINWLGNSFPDLEKRVALTRSACRFVSPDAVAVLSGKEVFIDDWNAFSGVDVPHVDIAEWADLILVHPATLNFVGRYALGVADTPLMVALQTTRALVGVAPSLPPGALGSPVVQGHLAALRERPGVVLAPTIPARSARTGEVEDGGSAPLNELYDLCVAHRRNGGGADADAAEGSS
- a CDS encoding ABC transporter ATP-binding protein — its product is MNTPDAEQSPAERPALRALLSYARPHRGILLTVLALTLAGSAAGLAQPLVIQSVLAKLMTGDGLREDILLLTGLLLASIGLTWLQSWLSERTAERVVLQVRRGLIARLIRLRTAELDRTEPGGLTTRVTSDSTLVQHAATGGLIQLVDGSIHLLATIVLMGIVSLPLLGITSAVLVVVGIAMGVVMPRIKRVTTEAQTSVGEIGAALDRSLGAARTVKANGGEAKETERATEAAERAYRAGLKGARYHALIAVLAGLIVQASFLAVIGFGGALVAMGTLELAALIGFLLYLFNLGGPVLSLVGGTTALQQGLGALARIEEVRSMAAEDDVDGTPRAPSGPPPRVTVDGLTFGYEGRTAVLDGTSFVAPAGKVTAIVGPSGSGKTTVFSLIQRFYDTEGGRILLDDTDIRSLGRAELRRRIAYVEQDSPMLAGTLRENLLYSAPDAGDEAVADVLRRTLLDGFVASLPDGLDTAVGARGLALSGGERQRLAIARALLRRPQVLLLDEVTAHLDGLSETALRRTVEEAARDCTVLLIAHRLSTVTTADRLVLFENGRVSDHGRHEELLERSTLYQDLTATQLTAGPAVATAGAH
- the lxmA gene encoding lexapeptide family class V lantibiotic, translating into MQNVTEKDLFDGYTAYTSAEELGLHDGQEAAPAFSPTIPWAIRATIITARSSQQCAAALGSLAAKTVENKC
- a CDS encoding helix-turn-helix transcriptional regulator, which codes for MEETAVTMMADEQMRAGGRAGTAVGARRAMDFATLTERELEVLVLLASGEQNRWLARRLGITERTVRAHTSSIVRKLNLKSRFEAAIVSYLHAEDIRGLRP
- the lxmK gene encoding class V lanthionine synthetase subunit LxmK, which translates into the protein MTTTTSTTAAPTEAVTTASAADTPALIRFRPTGLDTAPEVNALLERLGLGPFAPEGLTAFGGRNDNWAGTTTRGRQVFVKTVARAPDGSRPEIDRALAFEASAARLPAGSPLRTPEHLGTDRDSAVSAFRLLPGSRSGSEVALDGDFDEALCREAGRAVATLHTLGTADGDAADPASAPAIDTAEAPLPPMRWLRAFPWSEVQDRSMAQIAAWKLVQDDAEVVAALHRLRERERTAPRAPAHCDLRFDQFLVHDGQLYLCDWEEFRLADPARDVGAFVGEWLFQATYSVFAPTGEPASAQDAVALGFDLSHEEIVERGAAGLRRHLPRIAAFWEGYTECRTPDPELAERAVGFAGWHLYDRLIATAQAHAVLNPVARAAAGIGRTLLLNPAGAVATLRLADPVVPRPAVPHPAAAPSGSPR